In Pyrus communis chromosome 1, drPyrComm1.1, whole genome shotgun sequence, the following are encoded in one genomic region:
- the LOC137708492 gene encoding stress enhanced protein 2, chloroplastic: protein MATAARVIRCELRKFQSPAVRGVEPIAPVQVPKPAASDPKSAKIVLQPRLCTLRSYGSDLVRVMKTKDETTSPFFATLSEYIESSKKSQDFEILSGRLAMVVFAATVSVEVVTGNSLFRKVEVEGIAEAAGVCLAAVTCAAVCAWLTSARTRVGRILSLSCNTLIDSLIDQIVDGLFYDDPTDLP from the coding sequence ATGGCGACGGCTGCGCGCGTTATTCGCTGCGAGCTGAGGAAGTTCCAAAGCCCCGCGGTCCGCGGCGTCGAACCGATTGCTCCGGTTCAGGTTCCGAAACCGGCGGCTTCAGATCCGAAGAGCGCGAAGATCGTGCTTCAGCCTCGGCTTTGCACTCTGAGATCGTACGGCTCGGATCTGGTCAGGGTGATGAAGACGAAGGACGAAACGACGTCGCCGTTCTTCGCGACGCTGTCGGAGTACATCGAGAGCTCGAAGAAGAGCCAGGATTTCGAGATCCTGTCGGGTCGGCTGGCGATGGTGGTTTTCGCGGCGACGGTGTCGGTGGAGGTGGTGACCGGGAACTCGTTGTTTAGGAAAGTGGAGGTGGAGGGGATTGCGGAGGCGGCTGGGGTGTGTTTGGCTGCGGTGACGTGTGCGGCGGTTTGTGCATGGCTCACCAGTGCCCGAACCCGAGTGGGTCGGATCTTGAGTTTGAGCTGCAACACGTTAATTGACTCGCTCATTGACCAGATTGTGGATGGCTTATTTTACGATGATCCCACCGACCTACCTTAG
- the LOC137725339 gene encoding uncharacterized protein, protein MANLAKLNFVALNITGNNYLTWVVDARIHLEAENIGETIKEENNASFQDQVKVMIYIRRHLDEGLKSEYLMVDNPLALWKALRNRYNHQKTVILPRARYEWTHLRIQNFKLVAVYNSAMFRISSQMKFCGATITEEDIP, encoded by the coding sequence atggctaACTTGGCAAAGCTGAATTTTGTTGCCTTGAATATTACTGGGAATAACTACCTTACCTGGGTAGTGGATGCCAGGATCCATCTGGAGGCAGAGAATATTGGAGAAACCATTAAGGAGGAAAACAATGCATCATTTCAAGATCAGGTGAAAGTTATGATCTATATCCGTCGCCACCTTGATGAAGGACTGAAGAGCGAGTACCTAATGGTTGATAATCCATTAGCCCTCTGGAAGGCATTGAGAaatagatacaatcaccagaaaacggtgattcttccaagggctCGTTATGAGTGGACACACCTAAGGATCCAGAATTTCAAGTTGGTGGCTGTGTACAATTCTGCAATGTTTAGAATTAGCTCCCAGATGAAGTTTTGTGGGGCGACCATCACCGAGGAAGATATTCCGTAG
- the LOC137731736 gene encoding elicitor peptide 6: MSSQAEEEEERQGEQARHRFYYSPCSLFEHAIKAFLKCLGLHDDHHDYNSGGSAVTDDQNHHHHPHPHPHPHRDPHTEREMKFTEEAVIVMAAARSATRVPTSIARARPKNHNKPPLSSGRGGQIN, encoded by the exons ATGAGCTCGCAAgctgaggaggaggaggagcgtCAAGGAGAACAAGCACGACACCGTTTTTACTACAGCCCCTGCTCTCTGTTTGAGCACGCCATCAAGGCTTTCCTCAAGTGCCTAGGACTGCATGACGATCATCATGACTACAACTCCGGCGGATCCGCTGTCACTGATGATcaaaaccaccaccaccaccctcaCCCTCATCCTCACCCTCACCGGGATCCACACACCGAAAGAGAAATGAAATTCACT GAAGAGGCGGTTATAGTGATGGCTGCTGCAAGGTCAGCAACAAGAGTACCAACAAGCATAGCAAGAGCACGGCCGAAGAATCATAATAAACCACCTTTAAGCTCCGGTAGAGGTGGTCAGATTAATTAA